CCTCGTGCGCATCTCTCCCTTTGACGCCAACGCCCGCCGCCACACCTCCTTCGCCAGCGTCTTCGTCATCCCGCAGATCGACGACGATATCGAAATCGAAATCCGCCCGGAGGACCTCCGAGTCGACGTCTTCCGCGCCTCCGGCGCCGGCGGCCAGCACGTCAACCGCACGGAAAGCGCCGTCCGCTTCACGCACATCCCCACCGGCATCGTCGTCACCTGTCAGAACGAGCGCTCCCAGCACAAGAACCGCGCCTCCGCCCTCAAGCAGCTCAAGGCGCGCCTCTACGAGTACGAAATGGAGAAGCGCCGCGCCGAGGAGCGCCGCCTCGAGGAATCAAAAGCCGACATCAACTTCGGCTCGCAGATCCGATCCTACGTCCTCGCTCCCTACCGCCTCGTCAAGGACCTTCGCACCCGGCTCGCCATCGGCGATGTCGACCGCGTCCTTGACGGCGATATCGACGATCTCATCCACGCCTATCTCGTGTGGAAGAAAACCGGCAAGACCTTCGGCGACGGCCGCGACGACGACTCCGAATGATCCATCCGCAACTCGATCAGGCAGCCGCTCTCATCCGCGCCGGCCGCCTGGTCGCGTTTCCCACAGAAACCGTCTACGGCCTCGGCGCCAACGCCCTCGACGAGGCGGCCGTACGCCGCATCTTCGAAGTCAAGGGCCGCCCGCCCTCAAGCCCCGTCATCGTCCATGTCGCCTCCATCGACATGGCGCGGAACCTCGCCCTCGAGTGGCCCGATGCGGCCCGGAAGCTCGCGGAGCGGTTCTGGCCAGGCCCCCTCACGCTCGTCGTTCCCAAGCGGCCGTCGATCCCCCCCATCGTCTCCGCCGGCCTGCCCACGGTCGGCCTGCGCATGCCCGCCCATCCGCTCGCTCTCGCGTTGATTGAAGCCAGCGGCTGCCCCATCGCCGCCCCCAGCGCCAACCGCTTCACTGAACTCTCCCCCACCACGTCGGAACACGTCCGCAAATCGCTCGGCGATGCTGTCGACCTCGTGCTCGATGGCGGCTCGACGCCCGTCGGCATCGAGTCCACCGTCGTCTCGCTGGCCGCGGATCCTCCGCTGCTGCTGCGCCCCGGCATGATCACCCGCGCGGAGCTCGAGTCCGTCATCGGTCCCGTGGCCCTGCGCATGGCGGCTGGCGTGGATGAAGCCCACCCTGCGCCCGGCATGCACCCGCGCCATTACAGTCCGCGCACCCCACTCCTGCTGGTCCGCCACGGCGAGCTGCCCTCCGAAGGCCGCGGCGTCTATCTCCGCCACGGCGAATCGATGCCCGCTTCGCCCCGCGACTACGCCGCCGCCCTCTACGCCACCCTCCACCGCTGCGACGAGCAGGGCTATGATTGGATCGCTGTGGAGGAGCCGCCGGACGAGCCCGCCTGGGACGCCATCCGCGACCGCCTCCGCCGCGCCGCCTCACGCCCATGAGCCCCGCCGCCCAGCCGTTACTGGCCAACTGGATCGGCTACACCGCCGGCGCGCTCGTCTTCGGCATCTTCCTCGTCCTCGTCGTCAAGGATCTTGCCGGACGCGGCTTGCGCGCCTCCTGGCGCACCGTCGCCGCCGCTTCCATGGCGTTTCTCTGGAACGCCGGCGCCCTGGCCAGCCTCTTCGTCGATTCCTACCTGCTCCGCCTCTTCACCACCGCCGCCCTCAGCCTTCTGCCCGCCCTCCTGCTCGACCTTCTCGTCGAGGGCGGAACAAAACGGCTCGTCGCCGCCGCCTACGCCGTCAGCGCCCTCTCCGTCCTGATGCATGCGCTCGAACCCCTCGCGCCAGGCTTTCCGCTCCACCACCGCACGCTGCAATGGACCGCCATCGGGTTCGCGCCTCTCACGATCGCCGCCCTCGTCCACCTGCGCCGTCAGCGCACGCCCGCCCGACGCGCCGGCGCCGCCATGGCGCTGCTCCTCTTCGCCCTCTCCTTCACCCACCTCCACTCGCAGGACGCGCCGCACGCCTGGCCTGTCGAGCTGCTCGTCCACCACGCCGGCGTTCCCCTCGCCCTCTGGGTGTTGATGCAGGACTACCGCTTCCTGCTGCTCGACGCCTTTCTGCGCTTCCTTGCCAACATCCTCCTCGCCGCCGGCTTCGCCTGGCTGGGGGCGCTGGCCGCCGCCGCCATCGGCTGGTTCGATTACCGTTCGCTGCCCCCGGCGCGCGTCGTGCTGCTCGGCATCGCCGTCACTGCTGCGCTCGTCCTCTTCTCCGCCCTCAGAAATGCCGTGCAACAACTGTTGACGCGGCTGGTATTCCGCCGCGGCGACGCCGAAGCGCTGCTGGAGCGCATCCGCCGCATGCCCGTGAAGGGGGAAGCGGAATTCACCGGCCAGGCAGCCGCCGAAATCGCCGCGTTTTTCCAGGCGGAACGCCAGCCCGCCGCCCCGCCCGGCGCGCCCCTCCTGCCCTTCGGTCTCGGACGCCGCGCCGGCGGCCGCCCCTACCTCAGCGAAGACCTCGCCCTCCTGGCCCGCCTCGAAGCCCTCGTCAACGAGCGGCTCGAACACTTCCGCGAACAGCACCTGCGCGAACTCGTCTCGCAGGCCGAACTCCGCGCCCTCCAGGCCCGCATCCATCCCCATTTCCTCTTCAACGCCCTCAACGCCCTCTACGGCTCCATCCCCCGTGAAGCGCGCGCCGCGCGCCGCGCCGTCCTCCACCTGGCCGAGATCTTCCGCTACCTGCTCAAGGGCGAAGGCGGTCTCATCCCGCTCGAGAAAGAACTCGAAATCGTCGAAGCCTATCTCGAAATCGAATCGCTCCGGCTCGGCGAGCGCCTCCGCTGGACGATCGATGCGAGCCCGGAGGCCCGTGCGGCGCTCATCCCCGTGCTCAGCCTTCAGCCTCTGGTTGAAAACGCCGTCCGCCACGGCGTGGCGCCGTTCGATCGCACGGGCGAAGTGCGCATCTCCGCCCGGGCTGCAGGGGACCATTGCGAAATCACGGTCACCGACACAGGCCCCGGATTCACCGGGGATGAAAGCGTGCAAGGCATCGGCCTCGAAAACGTCCGCCGCCGCCTTGCTCTTCACTACGGTGAACCCCGCCTCTCCGTCCGCCGCGAACAAGGACTCACGGTCGTGTCCTTCTCCGTGCCTGCGCCCGTTCCCTCGGCTCAGGCGGCCTCTTCATCTGCAGAAATCGAGCCATGAGAGTTCTCATCTCCGACGACGAGCCCATCGCCCGGCAGGTGCTCCGCGAACTGCTCGAGGAATGCCCCGGCGTCGAAGTTGCGGGAGAAGCCGCCAGCGGCGCGGAGACGCTGCGGCAGGTCGAGCGGCTCGATCCCGATGTCGTCCTGCTCGATATCCATATGCCGCAGAGCGACGGTCTCGCCGTCGCGCGCCGCCTGCGCCCTCTGCCCCTCCCGCTCGTCATTTACGTCACCGCCTACGAGCAGCACGCTCTCGCGGCTTTCGAGGCTGGCGCCGTGGACTACCTCCTGAAACCCGTCCGCCTTGAACGGCTCCGCGCCGCGCTCGACAAGGCCCGCCGCCAATTGGAAGGCCTCCGTGCCGCCCGCGCCTCCGCCCCAGCCGCTCCGCAGCGCATCGCCGCCCGCTCCGGAGGCGAAATCCACCTCATCGACACCCGCGACATCATCGCCTTCCGCGCCGCCGAGGGCGGAGTCGAAATCATGGCCACCTCCGGCCGCTTCCACGCGCCCCACTCTCTGAAAGAAATCGAAGAGCGCTTCCCGCCCCCGCAGTTCCGCCGCATCCACCGCGCCTTCCTCATCAACACGGCCCACCTGCGGTCCATCGCGCCGCTGTCTTCCCGCCGCTATCTGCTGCGCCTGACGGGAGGGCTCGAAGCCGTCGTCAGCAAGCGCATGGCCGGCGTCATCCGCGAGGCGACGGAGTGGTGAGCTCGAGCGCCGCCGCCACGTCCTCCGGCCGTCCCACGTCGCGCCATGCATGCCGGAGCGGCTGCGCCAGCACCCGCCGGCCGTCCTTCAGCAGCTCCTTCAGCGCGTCCGTCAGCTCGTACTCCCCGCGCGGCGACCGGCCGATCCGCTTCAGCGCCTCGAACACCGCCGGTCGGAAGGCGAAGATCCCCGCGCTGTTCCACCTCGTCCGGCTCGTCCCGTAAGGCGGCTTTTCGATGATCTCCGTCACCACGCCGTCCTTCTCATACACGGCTGCGCCCTGCCACGGATCGTCCACTTCTTTCACCGCAATCACGGCCGCAGCCTCTGCGTCTCCCTGCAGCCTCTGCCACACCGCCCGGATGTCGTCAGGGGAGGCGAGAATATCGCCGAACATCAGCAGGAACGGCGCCTCGCCCGTGAACGGTTCCGCCAGCCGCGCGGCCGACCCCGTCCCGTCCACCGGATCCTGCAGCGCGAAGTGGACGCTCCCGTCGCCCGAAAACCGCGCGTAGAACAGCTCGTGCCGGTAGCCCACCACCAGCAGAAACCGCCCGAAGCCCGCCGCCTTCAGACTGTCCAGAACATGCCCGATCAGCGGCTTCCCGTGCAGCGGCAGCAGCGGCTTCGGCAGGTCCTGCGTGACCTCTTTCAGGCGGGTTCCTCTGCCTGCGGCCAGAATCACCGCGGCTGCTTTTGACATTTCAGTATAATCGGGTTCGTGCATCCGCAACCAACGAAGACCCGCTGGTGGATCCTCGGTCTCCTGTTCCTCATTACGATGAACAACTACCTCGACCGCATCATCCTGGGCATCCTCAGCCCGGTGATCATCGAGGATCTCCACTTCACCAAGCTTGAGTATGGCTACGTCAACGCGGCGTTTCAAGCCGCCTACGCCGGCGGCTTCCTCCTGATGGGCTGGTGGATCGACCGCGTCGGCACCCGCAAAGGCTACGCCGGCGCCATCACTCTCTGGAGCGTCGCCGCCGGATTGCACGCCCTCAGCACCAGCTGGCTTCAGCTCGGCTTCTGGCGCGCCCTGCTCGGTCTCGGCGAAAGCGGCAACTTCCCGGCTGCCATCAAGGCAGTCACCGAATGGTTCCCCAAGCGCGACCGCGCCTTCGCCACCGGCATCTTCAACGCCAGCACCAACGTCGCCGTCATGGTCGGTCCGCCCCTCTTCGTCTGGATGAACTCCCACCTCGGCTGGCGCACCTGCTTCCTCATCACCGCCGCCAGCGGCTCCATCTGCCTCGCCCTCTGGTGGTTCTTCTACCGCCAGCCCCGCCAGCACCGCTGGGTCAACGAAGCCGAGCTCGCCATCATCGAAAGCGATCCGGAAGAGAAAACCGAGGCGCGCGTCTCCTGGGCGCAGGCGCTGCGGATCCGCCAGACCTACGGCTTCGCCCTCGCCAAATTCTTCTCCGATCCTGTCTGGTGGTTCTACCTTGTCTGGCTGACGCTCTATTTCAAGGAAGCCCGCGGCCTGAGCCTCGAGCAGATCGGCTGGGCGCTGCCGGTCATCTACCTCATGGCCGACTTCGGCAGCGTCTTCGGCGGCTGGTTCAGCGGCTTTCTCATCCGCCGCGGCTGGCCCAACGGCAAAGCCCGCAAGCTCGTCATGGGCGTCTTCGCCCTGTGCATGCCCATCGCCGCCACCTCCGTCATCATGCCGAAAACCTGGATGGCCATCGCGCTCATTTCTCTGGCCACTGCCGCCCATCAGGGCTGGTCCGCCAACCTCTACACCACGGTCTCCGACGTCTTTCCGAAATCCGCCGTCGCCTCCGTCACCGGACTCGGCGGCTTCCTTGGCGGCGTCGGCGGCATCATCTTCACCGCCCTCGTCCCCGGCTTCGTCATCCAGCACTTCGGCTACGCTCCGGTCTTTGTCATCATGGGCAGCTTCCACCTGATCGGCTGGATGTGCGTCCACATCTTCCTTGGCGACATGCGGAAGCTCGCCGATGAAGCCGTCCGCTAGGCCTGCACGCCGGTCACCTCGGCCGCCCTACGTGCATCAGAATGGAAGAAGACACGCTATGCCGATGTACGAATACCGCTGCGAGGAGTGCGGCGCCAAGTATGAACAGCTCCGCCGCATGAGCGAAGCGGATACGAACCTGGAATGCCCCGCCTGCGGAAGCCTCAACGTGCGGCGCGAAGTCTCCGCCTGCGCCATCGGCGGCTCGGCGTCCAGTTCGAATTCCGGCGGCGGCTGCGTCCCGCGCGGCGGCTTCTCCTGAGCCCGCTGACCTGAGGCCGCCCGTGTGGCGGCCCGCGCCAAAAAAGGGGACAGGAACACAATTCCCCTTTTCTCCTGCGGCTTGGCCCGCGCCATCCCTGCGCGGCCGTTGAGGCGCCTGTTGCCCGGGCGCGGCCCGGGCGATTGTTGCGGCCCTCGCTCCTCTGCTGCGCCAGCGTCCCCGTCTCCGATCACGAGCCCGGCGCCCGCCTTCCCCCGCTGCACAGAAAAATCGCTCCCTCCGCCAGGCCCGTCACAAACAATGTTTTCAATAGAATCAACAAGTTAGCCCCTCCGTGTTTGCAGCCCCGTGCCATACTCTCTCATGGGGGGATACGAATCTCTGGCCAGAGTCCCCCCGCTTCGAACCGGACTGCCTAGTAGGGCGGCTGCTTCGGCGGCTTTCTCCATTCCAGGCAGCCTCGTCGCTTCGGCGGCAGGATAGCGGATGTCCCAAGGTAAGACCTGATGAGCCTGAACAAATACGGTCCATTCGGTGCCGCGCCTCGACGGAGGGCGGTCACGCGGCCGGGCTGCGCATCGGCGCCTTCCGGTTGACTCAAGGCGGCTCCGCAGGGGCCGGCGTTTCGAATGACGCCCGGCCCCGCGTCCGTCAACAGATCGGCCGCTGCCGCATCCGAACCGGCAGTGCGCCCCGCCACCACGCGGCTTTTCCGGCCGCAGCCCCGGTGTGTCTGCAGTGCGCCCTTAGTGCGCGCCCCGCCCGAAAACCACGTGCGGAATCGTCCTCAGCAGAATCTCCGCGTCCAGCAGCAGGCTCCAGCGGTCGATGTACTCGAGATCCAGCCTCATCCATTCGTCGAAATCCACTTCGTCGCGGCCGGCAAGCGTCCACAGACAGGTCAGTCCCGGGCGCATGCGGAGCCGCCGCCGCTGCCATCGCTCGTACTTCTCCACTTCCTCCGGTACCGGCGGCCGCGGCCCCACCAGCGACATCTCGCCCTTCAGCACGTTCCACAGCTGCGGCAGCTCGTCCAGCGAGAACTTCCGCAGCCACCGGCCCAGCGGCGTGACGCGCGGGTCGTTAGGGATCTTGAAGGCCGTCTTCTTCACGTTCAGGTGCGCCACTTCCGCCTTGCGCGCCTCGGCGTCCGCCACCATCGTGCGGAACTTGTAGAGCGTGAACCGCCGCCCGTTCAGCCCGCACCTCTCCTGCCGGAACAGCGCCGGCCCCGGGCTCGTCAGCCGGATCAGCGCCGCAATCAGCAGCATTGCGGGCAACAGCACGATCAGCGCCGTGGCTGAAAGCGCGATGTCCAGCGCCCTTTTCACCAGCAGCCGGAACTCGTCATGCGGCGCGCCGGAAAACGTCAGCAGCGGCTCGCCCGCCAGATACTCCAGGTCTACGCGGCTGTGCAGGTGCGGCAGAAAGCCGACGTGGAACCGCGTCCGCACGCCCTCTTCCTCGCACAGCAGCAGAAGGTCCTCCAGCTCCACCAGCTGCCGCGAGTCCACTGCAAACAGCAGATCGTCCACCACGCGCGTCTCCAGAAGCCGCGGCAGCTCCGAAAATGCATGCACCGGATAGCTGCGCGAGAGCCGCACCTCGCCCGGCTCGCTGGCGAGGAACCCCGCCAGCTCCAGCCCGTAGCGCCCGCTCTGCTCGACCAGCCGCGCCAGCCGCAGCGCCGTATCCGTCGTTCCGGCAATGTAGACATAGCGCCTCGCCGCGGCGGCGCCCGCCCAGCGCCGGTACCCCGCGCGCATCGCCAGCCGCCCCGCGCACAGCAGCAGGAAGGTGAATGCCGCCCACAGCCCCAGGAACGGACGGCTCAGATCCAGCCGCTGCGTGTACTCCACCACCACCAGCGCAGTCGCCGCGATCGCCGACTGCTGAAACGCCCGGGCGAAGATCCGCAGCGGCCGCGCAGCCAGAATCTCGTCGTAGGCGCGAATCCACAGCCCCGCGAGCACCCAGGCGGCCATGCCCGCCATCAGAAGCAGAGCCCGGACCGATCCGGTGAGAAAAAATTCGCGCTCCAGCGGCAGATTCTGCCGGGTCACATAGGCCAGCCCGAAACCGGCCCACGCCAGCAACGGATCCGCAAGTATCAGGAAAGGCCTGAGTTTTTCCTGCTGCCGTGTGAACACGTGCCAGTCTGGAGCATAGCACGCGCGGCGGCGCCGGAACAGATTCGTCACAAAAGATCGCTCCCCATGTTGCGAGGCCGTGACCGGGAGTGGTACAGTTGTTGCTGGAGACGTTCCCAGAGGACGTCGCTCGGACGAGAAAAACGAAAAAGGGCTTGCAAAGGCCGGTTCGGTTTGGTAGTCTGAGTGATGGGCGCTGAGCGCGGAGCTGAACGCAAAAGCGGGAAGCAGGGTGCCAGCGGTTGAAGTCCTCAGCAGGTCTCAAGTTTCCCAAGTTTTTGGCTGCAACTTGGTGTCGCCCCGCGGTCTGCCGCGGTCAGCCAAGTGCGCGCCAAATCGCCTTTCGAGGCCGGCAGTTGGTTGCTCTTCGCCAAGATCGGCAACGGCTGTCCAGATCTTTGACAATCTGGTTGAACGCGAAGTTAATTCCGTTTCAGTCTTGAGTCAAACCGGGGCGAAGCAACTCGCATGGTTTTCCATGAGAGTTTGATCCCGGCTCAGAATCAACGCTGGCGGCGCGCTTAACACATGCAAGTCGCACGAGAAAGGGGAGCAATCCCTGAGTAAAGTGGCGCACGGGTGAGTAACACGTGGGTTATCCACCCTCTGGTGGGGAATAACCCTGGGAAACCGGGGCTAATACCGCATAAGTCCGAGAGGAGAAAGCCGAAAGGCGCCAGAGGAGGAGCCCGCGGCCGATTAGCTAGTTGGTGAGGTAATGGCTCACCAAGGCGACGATCGGTAGCCGGCCTGAGAGGGCACACGGCCACACTGGCACTGAAACACGGGCCAGACTCCTACGGGAGGCAGCAGTGGGGAATCTTGCACAATGGGGGAAACCCTGATGCAGCGACGCCGCGTGAGCGATGAAGCCCCTCGGGGTGTAAAGCTCTTTCGGCAGGGACGATCATGACGGTACCTGCAGAAGAAGCTGCGGCTAACTACGTGCCAGCAGCCGCGGTAATACGTA
This DNA window, taken from Bryobacteraceae bacterium, encodes the following:
- a CDS encoding zinc ribbon domain-containing protein, with protein sequence MPMYEYRCEECGAKYEQLRRMSEADTNLECPACGSLNVRREVSACAIGGSASSSNSGGGCVPRGGFS
- the ywlC gene encoding threonylcarbamoyl-AMP synthase, producing MIHPQLDQAAALIRAGRLVAFPTETVYGLGANALDEAAVRRIFEVKGRPPSSPVIVHVASIDMARNLALEWPDAARKLAERFWPGPLTLVVPKRPSIPPIVSAGLPTVGLRMPAHPLALALIEASGCPIAAPSANRFTELSPTTSEHVRKSLGDAVDLVLDGGSTPVGIESTVVSLAADPPLLLRPGMITRAELESVIGPVALRMAAGVDEAHPAPGMHPRHYSPRTPLLLVRHGELPSEGRGVYLRHGESMPASPRDYAAALYATLHRCDEQGYDWIAVEEPPDEPAWDAIRDRLRRAASRP
- the exuT gene encoding hexuronate transporter, producing the protein MNNYLDRIILGILSPVIIEDLHFTKLEYGYVNAAFQAAYAGGFLLMGWWIDRVGTRKGYAGAITLWSVAAGLHALSTSWLQLGFWRALLGLGESGNFPAAIKAVTEWFPKRDRAFATGIFNASTNVAVMVGPPLFVWMNSHLGWRTCFLITAASGSICLALWWFFYRQPRQHRWVNEAELAIIESDPEEKTEARVSWAQALRIRQTYGFALAKFFSDPVWWFYLVWLTLYFKEARGLSLEQIGWALPVIYLMADFGSVFGGWFSGFLIRRGWPNGKARKLVMGVFALCMPIAATSVIMPKTWMAIALISLATAAHQGWSANLYTTVSDVFPKSAVASVTGLGGFLGGVGGIIFTALVPGFVIQHFGYAPVFVIMGSFHLIGWMCVHIFLGDMRKLADEAVR
- a CDS encoding UDP-phosphate galactose phosphotransferase, encoding MTNLFRRRRACYAPDWHVFTRQQEKLRPFLILADPLLAWAGFGLAYVTRQNLPLEREFFLTGSVRALLLMAGMAAWVLAGLWIRAYDEILAARPLRIFARAFQQSAIAATALVVVEYTQRLDLSRPFLGLWAAFTFLLLCAGRLAMRAGYRRWAGAAAARRYVYIAGTTDTALRLARLVEQSGRYGLELAGFLASEPGEVRLSRSYPVHAFSELPRLLETRVVDDLLFAVDSRQLVELEDLLLLCEEEGVRTRFHVGFLPHLHSRVDLEYLAGEPLLTFSGAPHDEFRLLVKRALDIALSATALIVLLPAMLLIAALIRLTSPGPALFRQERCGLNGRRFTLYKFRTMVADAEARKAEVAHLNVKKTAFKIPNDPRVTPLGRWLRKFSLDELPQLWNVLKGEMSLVGPRPPVPEEVEKYERWQRRRLRMRPGLTCLWTLAGRDEVDFDEWMRLDLEYIDRWSLLLDAEILLRTIPHVVFGRGAH
- the prfB gene encoding peptide chain release factor 2, encoding MQERKKLESAIEQDRQLASLISDIDTLIELGNEGEDVAADLEREIGRLRQLTEHLETEMLLSGENDHRSAIMTIHPGAGGTESQDWAEMLLRMYLRWAERNNFEAIVTDRQEGEGAGIKSATIEINGENAYGLLQSEIGVHRLVRISPFDANARRHTSFASVFVIPQIDDDIEIEIRPEDLRVDVFRASGAGGQHVNRTESAVRFTHIPTGIVVTCQNERSQHKNRASALKQLKARLYEYEMEKRRAEERRLEESKADINFGSQIRSYVLAPYRLVKDLRTRLAIGDVDRVLDGDIDDLIHAYLVWKKTGKTFGDGRDDDSE